A region of the Rhizobium binae genome:
CAGACGCGGCCGGTGAACTCCGGGAAGTTATTGGTCGAATGCAGGTTCTGGATCGCCGCTTCCCAGTTGTTGTTGTAGACGAGGTCGTTCCAGTCAGGAATCTGGTTGTGCACCGGGCAGCCGGTGGGACCATGGCAATAGGGAATGCCACAGTCCATGCAGCGCGCGGCCTGTTTCTGCACTTCCGGATCCGACATCGGGATCGTGAATTCGCGGAAATGGCGGATACGATCCGACGCCGGCTGGTACTTCGCCACCTGCCGGTCGATTTCCAGAAACCCTGTTACCTTACCCATCTCTTCGTCCCTTACCCTCATGACCGCCTCATCCGCGGCCAATTGTCTGTCGTCAGTCCCGGCATTCCGGGCGGGTTGCTTCTCTTGACCGTCATTGGAACATATCCCCTGAAACTTCCGGGCGATCTCGACGGCCATCGGCCGTCGGCATGATCGTCACGGATCATCGAGACGTTTCCGATATTCGCCACCTGCAATCAGCCCGTGGCGAATATCCCGGTGCAAATCACTCGGCGGCGATGCCCATCCGGCTGCGCTCCATTTCCTCAAGCGCACGGCGGTATTCGACCGGCATGACCTTGCGGAACTTCGGACGGTAGTCGGCCCAGTGATCGAGGATCTGCTTGGCACGGGACGAGCCCGTATAGTGCAGATGGTTGGAGATCAGCTGGTAAAGGCGCTCCTCGTCATGGCGCGTCATGTCGCCCGACACGTCGACGCGTCCCTTGTGCATGAGATCGCCGCCGTGATGATGCAGCTTCTCCAGCATGTCGTCTTCCTCGGGGACCGGCTCGAGTTCGACCATCGCCATGTTGCAGCGGCTGGCAAAATCGCCGGCTTCATCGAGCACATAGGCGACACCGCCGGACATGCCGGCCGCGAAATTGCGCCCCGTAACGCCGAGCACGACGACGACACCGCCGGTCATATATTCGCAGCCATGGTCGCCGACACCTTCGACAATCGCGATCGCACCGGAATTGCGCACGGCGAAACGTTCGCCCGCTACCCCGCGGAAGTAGCATTCGCCCTCGGTCGCGCCGTAAAGCACGGTGTTGCCGACGATGATCGAGTTCTCGGCGACGATCCTGGAGTTTTCCGGCGGCCGGATGATGATCTTGCCGCCCGAAAGTCCCTTGCCAACATAGTCGTTGCCGTCGCCGATCAGGTTGAAGGTAACGCCGCGCGCCAGGAAGGCGCCGAAGCTCTGGCCCGCCGTGCCGCGAAGCGTCACGTTGATCGTGTCTTCCTTCAGCCCGCGATGGCGGAAGCGCTTGGCGACCTCGCCGGACAGCATCGCTCCGGCCGAACGGTCGACGTTCTTGATGTCGACCTCGAAGGCAACGGGCGTCTTGTCGGTCAGCGCCGGCTGCGCCTGCTCGATCAGCACGCGGTCGAGAATGTCGTCGATCGGGTGCTGCTGCCGGCTCGTCCAGAAGGTCTCTTCCTTGGCGGCATCGACCTTGTGGAAGATGCGGCTGAAGTCGAGACCCTTCGCCTTCCAGTGCGCCAGCATCTCGTCCTTCTCCAGGAGCTCCGAAGCGCCGATGATCTCGTCGAGCCGGGTAAAGCCGAGCGAGGCGAGGATTTCGCGCACTTCGTTGGCGACGAAGAAGAAGTAGTTGATGACGTGCTCCGGCGTGCCCTTGAAGCGCTTGCGCAGCACCGGATCCTGCGTTGCCACGCCGACCGGACAGGTGTTGAGATGGCACTTGCGCATCATTATGCAGCCGGCCGCGATCAGCGGCGCGGTGGCGAAGCCGAACTCGTCGGCGCCGAGCAATGCCCCGATGATGACGTCGCGGCCGGTCTTCAGACCGCCGTCCACCTGCAGGGCGACACGCGAACGCAGGCCGTTCAGCACCAGCGTCTGCTGGGTTTCGGCAAGGCCGATTTCCCACGGGCTGCCGGCATGCTTGAGCGAGGTCAGCGGCGACGCACCGGTGCCGCCGTCGAAGCCGGCGACCGTGATATGGTCGGCGCGCGCCTTGGCGACGCCGGCGGCAACCGTGCCGACGCCGACTTCGGAGACGAGCTTGACCGAGACATCGGAGGTCGGGTTGACGTTCTTCAGATCGTAGATCAGCTGCGCCAGATCCTCGATCGAATAGATGTCGTGGTGCGGCGGCGGCGAGATGAGGCCGACACCCGGCGTCGAGTGGCGGGTCTTGGCGACCGTCGCATCGACCTTGTGACCGGGCAGCTGGCCGCCTTCGCCGGGCTTGGCGCCCTGCGCCACCTTGATCTGCAGCACATCGGCATTGACCAGATATTCGGTCGTGACGCCGAAGCGGCCCGACGCGATCTGCTTGATCGCCGAACGTTCCGGATTGCTCGACCCGTCGGAGAGCGGCATGTAGCGATCGGATTCCTCACCGCCCTCGCCGGTGTTCGACTTGCCGCCGATCCGGTTCATGGCGATCGCCAGCGTCGTATGCGCCTCGCGGGATATCGAGCCGAAGGACATCGCTCCCGTCGAGAAGCGCTTGACGATATCGGCCGCCGGCTCGACCTCGTCGATCGAGACCGGCTTGCGGCCGAGCGCCTCGGCGCTCTTGATATTGAACAGGCCTCGGATCGTGTTCATGCGCAGCGCCGAATTGTTCACCATCTCGGCGAATTCGCGGTAGCGATCCTCGGCATTGCCGCGCACGGCATGCTGAAGAGCTGCGACCGCATCCGGCGTCCAGGCATGGCTTTCGCCGCGCATGCGGTAGGCGTATTCGCCGCCGATATCGAGCGTCGTCGCAAGCAGCGGATCTTTGCCGAAGGCGGCGTTATGGCGGGCGACGGTCTCTTCGGCGATCGCTTCGAGACCGATGCCTTCGATCATCGTCGCGGTGCCGAAGAAGTACTTGTCGACCAGCTCCGACGACAGGCCGATCGCATCGAAGATCTGCGCGCCGCAATAGGACTGATAGGTCGAGATGCCCATCTTCGACATGACCTTGAGGATGCCTTTGCCGACCGCCTTGATATAGCGGTAGACGACTTCCGAAGCGTCCACTTCCTTGGGGAATTCGCCCTTGGCATGCATATCGAGCAGCGTGTCGAAGGCGAGATAGGGATTGATCGCCTCGGCGCCGTAGCCGGCGAGCAGGCAGAAATGATGCACTTCGCGCGGCTCACCGGTCTCGACGACGAGACCGACCGAGGTGCGAAGCCCCTTGCGGATAAGGTGATGGTGCACGGCAGCCGTCGCCAGCAGCGCCGGAATGGCGATCCGGTCCGGGCCGATCTGCCGGTCGGAGAGCACGATGATGTTGTAACCGCCCTTGACGGCCGCTTCCGCGCGTTCGCAAAGCCGGTCGAGCATCTCGGGCATGCCGGCGGCGCCACGCTCGATATCATAGGTGAAGTCGAGCGTCTTGGTATCGAAGCGGTCCTCCGTATGGCCGATCGAGCGAATCTTCTCGAGATCGCCATTGGTCAGGATCGGCTGACGCACCTCGAGGCGCTTGGCGTTGGCCATGCCTTCGTGGTCGAGAATGTTCGGACGCGGGCCGATAAAGGAGACGAGGCTCATGACGAGTTCTTCTCGGATCGGGTCGATCGGCGGGTTCGTCACCTGCGCGAAATTCTGCTTGAAATAAGTGTAAAGCAGCTTCGGCTTTTCCGACATCGCCGAGATCGGCGTATCCGTGCCCATCGAGCCGATCGCTTCCTGCCCCGTCGTCGCCATCGGCGACATTAGGATGCGGGTGTCCTCGAGCGTATATCCGAAGGCCTGCTGGCGGTCGAGCAGCGACACGTCGCGGCGTAGCGCCCGCGGCTCCACCGGTTTCAGCTCTTCGAGGATCAACTGGGTCCGGTCAAGCCAGCTGCGATAGGGATGTGCGGTGGCCAGTTGCGACTTCACCTCGTCATCGGAGATGATCCGGCCTTCTTCCATATCGATCAGCAGCATCTTGCCCGGCTGCAAGCGCCACTTCTGGATGATCTTTTCCTGCGGAACCGGCAGCACCCCGGCCTCGGAAGCCATGATGACGCGGTCGTCATCGGTCACGAGGTAACGCGCCGGCCGCAGGCCGTTGCGGTCGAGCGTTGCACCGATCTGCTTGCCGTCGGTGAAGGCAACGGCAGCCGGCCCGTCCCAAGGCTCCATCAGCGCGGCATGATATTCGTAGAAGGCCTTGCGTTCGGCTGCCATCGACTGGTTGCCGGCCCAGGCTTCCGGGATCAGCATCATCACCGCATGCGCCAGCGAATAGCCGCCGCGCACCAGGAATTCGAGCGCATTGTCGAAGCAGGCCGTGTCCGACTGCCCCTCGTAGGAGATCGGCCAGAGCTTAGAAATGTCTTCGCCGAACAGCGGCGAGGAAACCGAAGCCTGGCGCGCCGCCATCCAGTTGACGTTGCCGCGCAACGTGTTGATCTCGCCGTTGTGGGCGACCATGCGATAGGGATGGGCAAGCTTCCACGACGGGAAGGTGTTGGTCGAGAATCGCTGATGCACCAGCGCCACCGCGCTTTCGAAACGGGGGTCCGACAGGTCCTTATAATAGGCGCCGACCTGATAGGCCAGGAACATCCCCTTGTAGACCACCGTCGCCGACGACAGCGACACCGGATAGAAATTGCTCTCCTCGCCGTCGAACTCGTCATAGATGCGGTTGGAGATCACCTTGCGCAGCGTAAACAGCCGGCGCTCGAACTCGTCATTGTTCTCGGCATCCTCGCCGGCACCGATGAAGACCTGCACGTGATGCGGCTCAGTGGCGGCAATTGCCGGCGCCTTGGACAGCGAGGAATTATCAACCGGCACGTCGCGAAAGCCGATCAGGACCTGGCCCTCTTCTTCAATGACGTCCTTGATCACCTTCTTGAAGTGCTCGATCTGCTTTTCATCGCGCGGCATGAAGATATGACCGACGCCATATTCGCCGGCCGGCGGCAGGGTGATCCCCTGCGCGGCCATCTCCTCGCGGAAGAAACGGTCGGGGATCTGCACCAGGATGCCGGCGCCGTCACCCATCAGCGGATCTGCGCCGACGGCGCCGCGGTGCGTCAGGTTCTCAAGAATGAACAAGCCGTCCTTGACGATCTGGTGCGACTTCTCACCCTTCATATGCGCGACAAATCCGACGCCGCAGGCATCATGCTCGTTGCGCGGATCGTAGAGGCCCTGCTTCTTCGGCAGGCCGGAGGCTGATTTGGACATATTGGCCGTCGCGCGCATCTCGGCAGCAGCAAACTGGTCAAATTCCATGGATGGCGTCTTCGTCATCATCTTTCCTCCTGTCGAAACCCGCGCGCCGCGGGCGGCTCTTCGTCCCGCGCCGCAACCCGAAGATAGGTTCGGCGCATGACAGCGCTGTTGCATTGTGAAGATCGCCGAGACATCTGCTTCTAGAGAAAGCAAACCGTCGCGTTCCGCGCCTGCCATTCGCCTCCGCGCGTCGCCCGTCCTGGGGCTTGGTGCTCGGAAGAACTATAGCGTGAAAGCCCGCCTGTTCCAGGGCTTTTGGCGCCTCTTCGGCCGCAAAGGCCAAAATAGGACAGCAACACTGTCCTAATTCATCTGTTCTATGCCAGAAAGGATTTGGCTTCGCAAGAGCGCTGCGCCAAAAATCGTCATTTTGCGAAGGAAGATTACCGAATCGGTCGCAATCACGAAAGAATATTACGTGAAACTGGGTAATTTTATTTATTGATTGCGCCGTTCAATTTTCGTGATGGATTATGGGCAATGGCCTTGATCCAGTAAAGGATTGACGTAATGTCCGCTGCGAACCTCCCGACCTGTTTCACTCCCCACGGTCTCCGCTATGTTCTTTGCATCCGACAATTGGGCCGGCGCCCACACATCCATTGCCGAACGCCTGCTGGCGGAATCGGCCGGTTTTGCCCCGGCCTATGGCGCCGGCGACCTCGACAAAAAGATCGAGGCCCGCTTCTGCGAGATCTTCGAACGTGAGGTTTCCGTCTTCTTCGTCGCCACCGGCACGGCCGCCAATTCCCTGTCGCTGGCAAGCGTCCAGCGCCCCGGTGGCATTACCTTCTGCCATTCGGAGGCGCATGTGATCGAGGATGAATGCGGCGCGCCGGAATTTTTCTCCGGCTCCGCCCGGCTTGTCGCCATCGACGGCGAGGCCGGCAAGATCGATCCCGCCAAGCTTTCGGCGAAGATCGCAAACTTTCCCGAGGACGCCCTCCGTCACGGCCGTGCCAGCGCCGTCACCATCACCCAGGCAACCGAGATCGGCACCGTCTATTCCCTGCCGGAGATCGGCGAGATCGCCGCCATATCAAGAAGGCGCAACCTGCCGCTCCACATGGACGGCGCCCGCTTCGCCAATGCCCTGATTGCGCTCGGCGCAACCCCGGCCGAAATGACCTGGAAACGCGGCGTCGACATGCTCTCCTTCGGCGGCACCAAGAACGGCTGCTGGTGCGCTGAGGCGATCGTCTTTTTCGATCCAGAGCGGGCGCGCGAAATGCCCTTCATCCGCAAGCGTGCCGCCCAGCTCTTTTCCAAGTCGCGTTTCATCGCGGCCCAGTTCGATGCCTATTTCGAAAATGGCCTCTGGCTCGACCTCGCCCGCCATTCCAACGCCATGGCCGACCGGCTGCGCGCCGGCATTGGCTCCAGCGGCGCCGCACGGCTCGCCTGGCCGACCGCGTCAAACGAAGTCTTTGCCGTCGTCAGCAGGAGTGCGGCCAAAACCGCGGAGGAAAGGGGGGCAAAATTCTACGAATGGCCTGTGCCTGCGGCCAGGCCCGAACTCGTTTCCAAAAGCGAAACCCTGATCCGCCTCGTCACGAGCTTTGCGACGACGGAAGCGGATGTGGATGGTTTCCTGAAGTGCCTCGCCGCCTGATCGACCGAGCCCACCTGCCGGGCAGGTTCCCGGTGCCGATGACGGCTCACGCCGACCTCAGCCCCCTCACCTTTTGCAGAATATCGTCGGAAAGTGCTGCGACAAGGGCTTCATCCGCGCCCTTGCGCCGGCACCAAGACGAACTCCACGTCCTCCAGCATAGGCAGGTTTCCCGCAGCGATCTCTTTCAGCCCCGACGGAGCCATGCTGCGCGGCTGCACCAGCACGCCCATTCCGGCCCGCGCTGCCGCCGTAAGCCCGCTGAGACTGCCGCAGGTACAGACGATCCGCCACGGCACGCCGTTGCGCCCAAGCGCTTCGAGAGCGATTGCCCTTGTCACGCTCGGCGGCGGAAAGGCGATCAGCGGTAGCGGCCCGGAGGCAAGCACTCGCTCGGGATCGCGCGCCAACCAGACGAGCGGCTCGCGATAGACGAGCTTTCCGCGGGCATCGCCGAGCCGGCGCTTGGCAAGCACCAGATCGATATCGCCATTGTCCTGCATCTCGTAGAGGACGCCAGAGAGCGCCACGGTCAATTCCAGGTCGACGGACGGATGCGACCGAACGAAATCCTCCAGCGCCGCCGGCAGCTGGCTGGTGACGAAATCCTCCGAGACGCCGAGCCGCAGGCTGCCGCGCAGACTGTTGCTCTTGAACAGCGACTGCACCTGCCCCTCGATCGAGAGCATGGCGCGCGCATGCGTCAGCAGCGCTTCGCCATCGCCGGTCAGCATGACCTTGTGCGTATCGCGCGCCAGAAGCTTGCGACCGAGCGTCGCCTCCAGCCGCTGAATATGCTGACTGACCGTCGATTGCCCGAGACCCAGCCTTTCTGCGGCTAGCGTGAAACTGCCCATCTGTTCGACGGCGACGAAACTGCGCAACTGCGAAAGGTCCAGCAATGAAATCCGGTCTCTTGATAACTGTTATTTCTTGCATCCTGGATCATAATGGAAGAGAGAACAATTACCAATCTTGTTTTGCCGCGAGACCGTCATGCGCCGCTTTCTGCCCGATACATTCACGATCTTGCTTGTTTGCACCGTCATCCTCGCCTCGCTGTTTCCGGCGAGTGGCACCTTCGCGGATTATTTCGGCATCGCCACCGATCTCGCCATCGCGGCCCTGTTCTTCCTCCATGGCGCTCGCCTCTCGCGTGACGTCGTTATAGCGGGCATGCTGCACTGGCGCCTGCATCTCGTCATCCTGCTGACGACCTTCGGCATCTTCCCGCTGCTTGGATTGGCGCTCGGTTTCATCCCGGATACGATCCTGCCGCAGCCGCTTTATCTCGGCATCCTCTTCCTCTGCGTGCTGCCGTCGACGGTGCAGTCATCTATCGCCTTCACCTCGATGGCGGGCGGCAACGTGCCGGCCGCCATCTGCTCGGCCTCCGCCTCGAATATTTTCGGCATGTTTCTGACGCCACTGCTCGTCGGCCTGCTCTTTTCCGTCGGCGGCCATGGCGGCTTCTCCCTCGACGCGCTTCAGCAGATCCTGCTGCAACTGCTTGCCCCCTTCATCGTCGGCCAAATCCTGCAGCCCTGGATCGGCGACTGGATTCGCGCAAGAAAGAGGATTCTGATGCCCGTCGACCGCGGCTCGATCCTGATGGTTGTCTACCTCGCCTTCTCGACGGCAGTCGTCGAGGGTCTCTGGCATACTTTCTCGATCGCCGATATCGCCGTCGTCATCGTCGCCGACACCGTCCTTCTGGGGATAGTACTGGTGCTCACAATGTTCGGTAGCCGCTGGCTCGGCTTCGGCAAGGCCGACGAGATCACCATTACCTTCTGTGGTTCCAAGAAAAGTCTCGCAAGTGGCGTACCGATGGCAAACGTCATTTTTGCCGGCCAATCGATCGGCGCGATCGTGCTTCCGCTGATGCTCTTCCACCAGATCCAGCTGATGGTCTGCGCCGTCATCGCCCAGAAATACGCCGCAGCAGCGGCCCGCCGCGCAACCGAACAGCAGATCAAGGACGCCGCCAGCCCGGCCTGAACAGCAACAAAGCGGGCGAGAATAAAAAACGGCGCCCCAAGCGGAGCGCCGTCCATCGGTCCAAGAGTGATGATGATCAGCTGTTGACGACCTGCGCCTCGATGGCCTTTGGCGCCTCGACCGGCTCTG
Encoded here:
- the gltB gene encoding glutamate synthase large subunit, which encodes MMTKTPSMEFDQFAAAEMRATANMSKSASGLPKKQGLYDPRNEHDACGVGFVAHMKGEKSHQIVKDGLFILENLTHRGAVGADPLMGDGAGILVQIPDRFFREEMAAQGITLPPAGEYGVGHIFMPRDEKQIEHFKKVIKDVIEEEGQVLIGFRDVPVDNSSLSKAPAIAATEPHHVQVFIGAGEDAENNDEFERRLFTLRKVISNRIYDEFDGEESNFYPVSLSSATVVYKGMFLAYQVGAYYKDLSDPRFESAVALVHQRFSTNTFPSWKLAHPYRMVAHNGEINTLRGNVNWMAARQASVSSPLFGEDISKLWPISYEGQSDTACFDNALEFLVRGGYSLAHAVMMLIPEAWAGNQSMAAERKAFYEYHAALMEPWDGPAAVAFTDGKQIGATLDRNGLRPARYLVTDDDRVIMASEAGVLPVPQEKIIQKWRLQPGKMLLIDMEEGRIISDDEVKSQLATAHPYRSWLDRTQLILEELKPVEPRALRRDVSLLDRQQAFGYTLEDTRILMSPMATTGQEAIGSMGTDTPISAMSEKPKLLYTYFKQNFAQVTNPPIDPIREELVMSLVSFIGPRPNILDHEGMANAKRLEVRQPILTNGDLEKIRSIGHTEDRFDTKTLDFTYDIERGAAGMPEMLDRLCERAEAAVKGGYNIIVLSDRQIGPDRIAIPALLATAAVHHHLIRKGLRTSVGLVVETGEPREVHHFCLLAGYGAEAINPYLAFDTLLDMHAKGEFPKEVDASEVVYRYIKAVGKGILKVMSKMGISTYQSYCGAQIFDAIGLSSELVDKYFFGTATMIEGIGLEAIAEETVARHNAAFGKDPLLATTLDIGGEYAYRMRGESHAWTPDAVAALQHAVRGNAEDRYREFAEMVNNSALRMNTIRGLFNIKSAEALGRKPVSIDEVEPAADIVKRFSTGAMSFGSISREAHTTLAIAMNRIGGKSNTGEGGEESDRYMPLSDGSSNPERSAIKQIASGRFGVTTEYLVNADVLQIKVAQGAKPGEGGQLPGHKVDATVAKTRHSTPGVGLISPPPHHDIYSIEDLAQLIYDLKNVNPTSDVSVKLVSEVGVGTVAAGVAKARADHITVAGFDGGTGASPLTSLKHAGSPWEIGLAETQQTLVLNGLRSRVALQVDGGLKTGRDVIIGALLGADEFGFATAPLIAAGCIMMRKCHLNTCPVGVATQDPVLRKRFKGTPEHVINYFFFVANEVREILASLGFTRLDEIIGASELLEKDEMLAHWKAKGLDFSRIFHKVDAAKEETFWTSRQQHPIDDILDRVLIEQAQPALTDKTPVAFEVDIKNVDRSAGAMLSGEVAKRFRHRGLKEDTINVTLRGTAGQSFGAFLARGVTFNLIGDGNDYVGKGLSGGKIIIRPPENSRIVAENSIIVGNTVLYGATEGECYFRGVAGERFAVRNSGAIAIVEGVGDHGCEYMTGGVVVVLGVTGRNFAAGMSGGVAYVLDEAGDFASRCNMAMVELEPVPEEDDMLEKLHHHGGDLMHKGRVDVSGDMTRHDEERLYQLISNHLHYTGSSRAKQILDHWADYRPKFRKVMPVEYRRALEEMERSRMGIAAE
- a CDS encoding threonine aldolase family protein, encoding MFFASDNWAGAHTSIAERLLAESAGFAPAYGAGDLDKKIEARFCEIFEREVSVFFVATGTAANSLSLASVQRPGGITFCHSEAHVIEDECGAPEFFSGSARLVAIDGEAGKIDPAKLSAKIANFPEDALRHGRASAVTITQATEIGTVYSLPEIGEIAAISRRRNLPLHMDGARFANALIALGATPAEMTWKRGVDMLSFGGTKNGCWCAEAIVFFDPERAREMPFIRKRAAQLFSKSRFIAAQFDAYFENGLWLDLARHSNAMADRLRAGIGSSGAARLAWPTASNEVFAVVSRSAAKTAEERGAKFYEWPVPAARPELVSKSETLIRLVTSFATTEADVDGFLKCLAA
- a CDS encoding bile acid:sodium symporter family protein; protein product: MRRFLPDTFTILLVCTVILASLFPASGTFADYFGIATDLAIAALFFLHGARLSRDVVIAGMLHWRLHLVILLTTFGIFPLLGLALGFIPDTILPQPLYLGILFLCVLPSTVQSSIAFTSMAGGNVPAAICSASASNIFGMFLTPLLVGLLFSVGGHGGFSLDALQQILLQLLAPFIVGQILQPWIGDWIRARKRILMPVDRGSILMVVYLAFSTAVVEGLWHTFSIADIAVVIVADTVLLGIVLVLTMFGSRWLGFGKADEITITFCGSKKSLASGVPMANVIFAGQSIGAIVLPLMLFHQIQLMVCAVIAQKYAAAAARRATEQQIKDAASPA